The Procambarus clarkii isolate CNS0578487 chromosome 37, FALCON_Pclarkii_2.0, whole genome shotgun sequence nucleotide sequence AACTTCTTGTAATTCCTTTACAAGCATCAGCTCAGTCCTACAAATTGCCCTATCACGGAGCCAAGAGCTGCCACAAGCCTGTATCTGGGTGCCAGTTAGTCTTGAGAGACTAACTAACTTACTAACTTCAGCTTCTACCAGATTCTATCCAAATGCTGAGGGAGGTGAGTACAGTAGGTCTAACTATGGCTATTACTTTCTGTTTACATTAGCCTACTATGTGCATTTCTTAGAAAACTACTGTCACTAACCTATATTAACATTAACAAAATTTAAGTTAAGTTGCAATATTATTAGCACATATTAATTACAGTAGTTTGAATAGAAATGCTGTGCTTTAATTTTTCACATGTCTTCTATGAATGTTGCTAAACTTGACAGAAGCTTTGATGATATGATGGCATTAATGGTACAGTACTTGTATTGTTACTATAATCTCTTGCAGAAATAGCAAATGCAATATAAAAAAGTTAAGAACAGCCAATTAATATTTTCCCATAACAACAAGTTTTCTAAGCAATGTCTCATCTGTTGCTCTCATAGCTAGTGTGTGGGTCCacccaggacactatacaccagaGTTTAATTTAACTTTCCTCCACTACGACAAATCTATCGGTCCGCCATTGAGTTCCCACTCACTGTTAGACAACTATGAAAACAATACACTCGTCAACCCTGCAAActtttacagtactgtatttgaatCCCAGGAAACCCAGTTATCACTCTACCTTCTAATTATGATAATGAATAGCCCCCCCAAAAAGGGGGCAAATTGAAGGAAAATCAGACTGTATTCAAATTGCTGTATTAAATTATTCATGCCAATAGCTATATACAGTATAAGAACATATTGCATGCAAATATGCAATGCAAGCTGTATGTAACGGCTTGTATGTTTGGTGTTTCACTTTAGTTTATACAATGTGTGGAATAAAACTATTTACACATAATTGATAAAAAGTGATTGGCTACTCTATATAGGCCTAGAATGTAATGCTGTATGTACACCAATTTTGCATGTAAATATGTTCCTGGGTACAGCTCGGAAGGAAGTGTCTTGCAACCCACGCTTTAGCTGTTGGTTGCAAGATCTGGTGATGAGTACAGTACTCAGTCAGAAGTAGATTGAGATGCTGGCTGGAAATGCCAGATTCTGATTAGATTATTcacattatacagtacagtaataacgCGGTTACTGTTATACGTTAACTTCATCGCATAGTAAGTACATTATTTCCTGGTGTCGAAGACACACCCCCATTTTGAGgtgctaaattttttttttttttgggggggggtgaaATTGGACCTATGCTAAGCCCaaaatataaaatgaattaatgtTATTACAAATGTTGTTTTACTCtattaagtggttgggcaccattccttccccccgtcccatcccaaatccttatcctgacaccttcccaatgctatatagtcgtaatggcttggcactttcccccgatagttcctttcccttcccttctgcatcttattttattttaatattttattatcCAAACATAAGATTAATCATATGGTCAGAACTGAATCGTATGGATTCGTGCTGTGTTTACAGTTTGCCACTGGTGACTATCCATGTTCTCGACTCGTAACAAATCCGACTTCACAATTGGAAAaggttacaaaaaaaaaaaaaacaccttttGGAATAAAATTGTATGCCACTTGAAACAAAGCTTACAAAATgggaaaatcttttttttttttttttttttttttgtgcagaTGCATAATATGGACAGTGAAGATGTATAGAAGACTGGAACCATCCAACCAAAACAAATTGTAAATGGTTGCCAAAAGCAAAACAGTTGTGTAATTGTGTAGCCTTTTGTGATTGTTTTTTCGTATTTGATATTTTCTACCAAGTAATTTATACATTACATTCTGGGGTCATTTAGAGGAATTTTGATTGTGGTATACTGTATTACCTAAACACTTATAGCCCTAATGAGTTTTCTCGCCTTCAGCCTCCAAGATGCTGGTCAGTTTTCCTGGCCATAGTTTAGGGTAAAAAAAAATTTTCTTCGATGCCGGGAAATACAGTAATTATAATTGCGAGCAGAATTTTTTTTGTTGGTCTAGTTTAACTCCATTACATCCATATACAGTAGATGTATTATGATCATATTTACATCATTGGTATAAAAATTACGTGATGACTAAAATCGACATATAACCTCATTTCCAAGGGGATCAAATTATGACTATAATCACACTGGAAAGGTCAATAAGTTAGGAGGAGAGTGACAGTGTTGATCGACTGACCTTTACTCATCCACTGCTGCATTTCACAGAGATATACTATTGACATATATTGACTCATTCATACTATTTTATAATGTAATTAGAAACAAATACCCGATTTTCTAATGTCTGAAGTtataacctggttgatacctggttgatggggttctgggagttcttctactccccaagcccggcccgaggccaggcttgacttgtgagagtttggtccaccaggctgttgcttggagcggcccgccggcccacatacccaccacagcccggttggtacggcactccttggaggaataaatctagtttcctcttgaaaatgtccatggttgttccggcaatatttcttatgcttgctgggaggacgttgaacaaccgcggacctctgatgtttatacagtgttctctgattgtgcctatggcacttctgctcttcactggttctaaaaGAACATTAAAAAATGGTATGCAAGAAGCGGCGAGAGACATTTCTGTGGAGTGAGTTCAACATGCACCAGTACATGTACTGGTGCTAGCAGCAAACGTGCTTCCTCAACATGTCCCCTACAAACCACAAATGGCGGTGCAGCGGTCAGCACAGTGGTATGCAACCAAAGGGTCTTGGGTTTGATTCCTATGGCTGGATGGAGACGTTTGGGCATGGTTTCCTTTCGCTAGATGCCTCTGTTCACgtggcagtaaatgggtaccagaGTTTTGTCAACAGTTTTGGTGTGCATCCTGGGAAAAGGTCGGTGGTTAGCTTGGTGGGCTCTTGATAAACCTAACAGGGCTTACTGTCCACGGAACAGTAATGGGAATCTTAACTTAATGGACTTAACTTTTAAGTCCCCTGTGGACTTAATGGGAATCCATTAAGTCCACAGGGGAAAAAAGCCCAATTTCATCAAAATTAGCATAAAAGGTGGGACAAATAGAATACATATTATCATGCGAATTGCAAATACCCTACCAAATTTAGAAAGGACAGTGTATATACCATTTTCAGTAATATGTCCTTAAAGTTAATAGCATGGTGGCTGGTTGCTTCTCACTGACCCGTGTGAATGGTGTTTTGGGTGGACCTTGGGGATACCTCCCTAGGCATTACTGCCTACGGGAGTAATCCAAGGGACTGGCTCCGAAAGGAACATAACTTTCCTCTCAATGCCTTATTTCTGTTTTGATTTCAGAGCAAAATTTTGGAGCAATGAATGGAAGGTAGCTGGTAGGAGCTAAGTACAGTACAATAGTTATACCTAGCCACTGTGATAAGAATACTTCTGCTTGCACTCACAGTAGAAATATAAGTTCATCCAATGTATCGGAGGTAAAACTGTTAGATTATAATGGTATATAGTTCTTTTGAAAAGCCTAAGAAAGCTTGAATGCTGATATATTCATAGCTGTCCCTGCAACTGTTGTCTGCTTTATATATTAGTCTATGCAGTAGGTCTGTTTCTGATGCTCTGtttcctctttttttttgtttttattgtttAACATCTTGATACGATGACCATAATAGAAAAGTATTTGCTTTATTTAAGTATAGTTGCCACTTTTCTGTAAATATCCTTACATTTCCCCCCCACAAGATCTTACTACTATGTttcaattgatttttcatacattGCTGGCTGCCCTTTTTTTAATCCTTGCTtccctatactgtactgtacattacCATCATATGCATGGTTGTATATACTTGTCCAACATTTTTTCTAATGTAATTAGACCGCAtacaaataaattattttactgTATGATCATGCACTTCATTTCTCAAGTATTGCCAACATTCTGTAAAGCTGGAATGATGATGCTTTTGACCAAGCTAGTGGTGCACAACTTGGTAGATTTTCCCTCAAGGTGTTCTACTCTGCAGATGGTACAAGTTTGGTGCGCATGATTATTAGATGTTTCTCTCCCCACCCTCAAGTCCTGGCATTTGTATTTGATTTGGGAAATAGAAAAAGCTTTACATTTATATCTTGCATGTTTTTAGGTATTTCCAGtagggctaccttatggatttgtAATTTATGTTTGTCTTCGGCTTTATTTCTTCTGAAGATGTTTTTACTCGGTCTCAAGAATGGCACATTATATTAACTTTAGAGTAGCTTCATAAAAGAATTGATGCAATATGTATTTTGATAACCTCATTGTATAGATGTGCAAGTTATGACACACATGTATAATAGAACTACAGTTCGTTTTTTTTAGTGGACTGTGTAGTCTAGTGGCAGCTATTGTCTTTATTTATTTGAGTTCCGAGAGAGATTTCTAAGAAAGGTGTGAGCCCTGAGAGTTTTAGCACCAGTACGGCTGTCAGCCCCTTAATCACACCACCTGTCCACCAGTTCTCCCACTTATCCCctcccacaaacaccacccaaaaCCCCCCAACATTCCACAACCACCTGCACTCCACAGGCAAATCTTatacccaccattctaaactcttCACCCCTCCCCATGTGCCCTCAATTCCTACATTTCCCACATGTCCTTAATTTGTCATCCACTCAaacaactactactacactcGTACTGACACCCACATCTTTGCTATACCCATATATTCCTGCAACCCATtgatatattattataaataaaccCTCTGCCCAGCCACATACCCACACACGCACCCCTTCCCTTCCATCAGCCTCTCACACACTCGGCCAACTGTCTATCACTCAAGATGATAATTCCTCTCCTGAGAATGTTCATTATTCTTCAAGTTTATTGCTGAAAAGTATGAAAGATAAGTTTCCTTATTATTCTAACATAGACCGATAATGTGCGCACATTTCCACacattttatttgtatttatatcgAAAACAAATTAGCAATGTTCAGAAATAGTGTATATGAATTATGTTGAAATGTTCATAATGTGTGTATTCAGCTCTTATCACGCAAATTCTAATATCAATTCACATTTTATTTTGCATTTGTACTCTAACATATTAATTTATGAACAATGTGACACCATATTTATAGTAATAATTCCAAAACTAAATGAGAAAATGTTGAGAGTACTGTATTAACATTTTAGGTGTCTTTGAGCAGGACCTCGAGAAGCCAAGAATGTTTACAGTTGAGAGTTCGGTGATGTGTCAAATGTTAGTATTAATGTTCCCGCACAACCCCAATCATGCCCACCACATTCACACCCTCCAGCATACATTCATTGTCTTTCTCTCCGTGTCCATGAGACTGatctagtctcctgagactgatggaagcATACTACAGAGGGGAAGAGGTTGTCATTTCTTGACAATCTCTGTCAAGGTTATTCATTATGTATACTGTTTGTATTGCAAAATTTACTTGAGGTGGGGGACAAGAAATGCTTCTCGGTCGGCTTCAATTAAAACATTTAATTTTCAACTGTATTTTCCCCAAAATTTGTCACGTACTTCAAAACTCTCTGTACCTGTTGTGCTTGTATATTTTAATTTGTCTGCTTGTTGTATATTCAGATGTATGATGCTTTGAATTGGATGAAATTTCAGTGGCATTAACAAATTGCTTGTAATTATTTATATGTATGATACTACAATCTGCTGTAAACATAATTTTACAGTTTTGATTTTTGCCATTCGCATTAATCCTCTACGTGGAAATACACATGCGAGTACAGTATTATAAATGCATACACGTTCAGTGACGTATTTTTTGGATTTATGAATGAGGGGAAAATTTATGCATAAATACTGGACTGTTTAAAAGTAACTTATATAGTGAGAGATATGGCATCTTATTCTTGTGATATTTATTGGCCAGAAGTATGTAGGTATTCTTATGTTTGGTTTAGTAAATGTTTGAGATAATGAGCAGAATGGAAGAGAAAGATAAGACTAAGAAAGATGAGAGTAAATGGCACTGTGAAACATGGATAAGCCATACTGCATGCTGCATGGAGGATGGCAGCACTTGTCATGTCAATGTTTTCCACAGTTTTTCTTTGCTGCAAGTATGTGTTCCTTGTATGTATTCAAAGGAAGAGTTAATATGAAGTAATTCACCATTTCAGCACCTGCCCGGAATGATACGTGCGTACATCCCTCGGTATCGACAAGtagagggtgagggaggcaggagtCATTATGTGTATTGCTTAGAAGTTTGCTACGTGGGACGTGTCcataaaattgagaaaagatactCTGCATTCCATAGTTTATACAAAGAGGTATTATCTTTTTCAATGGATTTGTTTGCATTTCTAGTGACAATAAAGGTGGATAGATTGAAAAATGGTTAGTCAAAATTGGGAGAGTTTTATTGTTCATTTTGGATTTGTTTGTGTTCAACAAACAAATCATTTTGGATTTTGTGTGTTCTGTTAAAAGTCAACTAGTTATTCTGTCTTTCTAATATTTTATGTTTTACTTGTCTAAGTTCATGCCAGGTCCTAGTATTATCCTAGCTGTGCTTCAGTTACATGGTGTACACCAGTGTGAGTTCTATGACATCTACATTTGTATGGTGTGCACAAGCGAGAGCTCTGGGACTTCTATGGTGTCcatctgccaccaccactacgctGCATTTTATTGCTCACCACTGTGTGGCTCAACTTGTCCCACATTCCATGCATTTAGGGGGGAGTTaggggaagacatgattaccagATAAAAAGTTCTTGGGAAATTAATATGGTAGAAAAGGATAcattatttagcatgggtggtacttgtacaagaggacacatgtgGCAGCATAGTAGCCAAATGAGCCAGAAACAGTAGGGAGAATTTTGTTCAGTATTGTAGTAATGATCAAATGGTatgcactaagaagtgatgtggtggaggcagactccatgtaCAGTTTCAAaggaagatatgataagagcccagttgaCTAAGACGCCTATTCATCAGTTTGACAGCTGATAAGCAGGACCAAAGAGTTGAAGCTCGACCCCCATATgttcataagaatgaaagtaactgcagaaggccattgGCCCATACTAGTCGGCttatatttatatccacccaaactcattcttatgtctaacctatgcatgaaacaatcgagggatcctatatatattatattacgtgctaattggttccacaaatcaacaaccctgttacttaacctgcatttacccaggtctttccttaaTCTATACTTATTTGATCGTACAATGAAGCGAGTGCCAGTCAATGTGCAACTCGGAAGTGGGAGATTGTGGTGAACAGATAAGATTGAATATGTGTGTGATTACATGGACAATACGATGGTGAGAAACTAATAGGTCATAGATAAGGACAACCCTAGAGATAACAGATAGTAATGAGTTTTCTTTGCAGCTGTGCAAGCTGTATCAAACTGCAGAATTTCCTCCCAAACGTTTACGCAACACAACTCCTAAAGTCTTGGAAACTCGTCGAGCGGGCTTAGAACTCTGGTTACATTCCACTCTGCTGCTACAACCAGCTCCACCAGCATTATTAGCATTCTTACAAGTTCATAATTATCAACCGCCACGTCAGGAGTAAGTACAGTGGTCTGGTTATGTTGAACTTAAATATTCATTTAAATATACACTTAAATATGCACATAAATAGAACTAAAAAAAACTTTGCGGTACCAGGCAGTGCCCTGGTCGATCCAGTACCCAGGTCTTCCCCATTCGTCCTCCGCAACTTCCCGTACACTTGCCCTTCTCGTCTCCTCACATTACTGTATAATTTTCAATTCACAGTCGCCATCACACAACACAAGAATGAAGACaaccgcagaaggcccattggcccatacgaggcagcttctacctgtatccacccaatctcattcacatatatgtccaacctacacttgaaacaatctagggacCTCACTTCTATCAtgttatgcagtaattggttccacaaatcaaccttattgtcgaaccagtatttacctaggtctttcctaaatttaaacttaaccaatttatacccattgtttcgtgttttattGTGTTAAAATaggtttaataccctattaatatcccacctAGTagtatgttgtgttgatttaggggcgacgacgatcgtgggatcggatgcgcccccacCTAGTAGTAGGTGAGAGAAGGTAAGATTAAGTTAAAAATAAGATGAATGTTAGCATAGAATGACTAAAAATaaggtaagaacataagaatgaaggtaactgcagaaggcctattggcccattcgaggcagctcctatttatatccatccaatcccactcatatacatgtccaacccacgtttgaaacaatcgagggaccccacctccaccaccttcagcgGTAATTGGTCCCACAAATCGACaaccttgttaccgaaccagtatttacccaggcttctttcctaaatctaaacttatccaatttacacccaatatttcgtgttgtattttgtgttgatagttttaatacccctattaatatctcctgtgctatgcccattcatccacttatagACCTCCTTCATGTCAACccaaattcttcgcctttctagagaatataaATTCAGCTTTGTcattctttcttcatatgacaggtttctaatttgctggattaattttgtcatcctacgctggacgcgttttagtgaatttatatccattctatagtatggcgaccaaaactgaactgcatactcTAAATGGGGGCCTAACCagcgcaagatatagctgaagaataaaACCAGGTGTTCTGAGAACTAATAAaaactttattaaaaaaatagaaagTTTTTAAGAACTTAACTAAAGGGTTCAGTTCTTGAGCCCATTATGTATGCGTGTTTTTTTTCCCCTGCCACTCTCCGGATgtttatgggatgcataataaatgaactaaacgaaACTCCGGTGGCAGACttcaacattgaaattgaaataagtttattgaggtaaaatacacacaaagggatgaggtagc carries:
- the LOC123765847 gene encoding sorting nexin-24 isoform X2 gives rise to the protein MLREHLPGMIRAYIPRYRQVEGEGGRSHYVYCLEVCYVGRVHKIEKRYSAFHSLYKELCKLYQTAEFPPKRLRNTTPKVLETRRAGLELWLHSTLLLQPAPPALLAFLQVHNYQPPRQECDDNGFEGSPSHQPLLVYPHDPYVTTRASTTPTLTSTVTKGVLTALYDQSFRMPS
- the LOC123765847 gene encoding sorting nexin-24 isoform X3, whose amino-acid sequence is MIRAYIPRYRQVEGEGGRSHYVYCLEVCYVGRVHKIEKRYSAFHSLYKELCKLYQTAEFPPKRLRNTTPKVLETRRAGLELWLHSTLLLQPAPPALLAFLQVHNYQPPRQECDDNGFEGSPSHQPLLVYPHDPYVTTRASTTPTLTSTVTKGVLTALYDQSFRMPS